One bacterium genomic region harbors:
- a CDS encoding BamA/TamA family outer membrane protein produces the protein MRRPLVCAMLLVLVLAGSVLAQYGYFGQNKVRDRELEWQILATEHFDLYFYPDSADVVGGVAEMAEAAWKKLSGDLGMEPVHRIPFILYASGRDFRQTNIYLGFLPEGVGGFSEPERNRVVIPFEGSQPRMWDTTVHELTHVFSFYSFYRDMTGELLNTEIGTPDFWFMEGIAEHESRDWDTDGRMVLRDAVLGEHLVSLTDLRYGDYIPDWALYLTYKEGQSALDFFVEYYGAAKLPELMDAIAAEPDRDVSKALEKVVGIDLREFHEEWTLDLKRRYWVELVEGRRPEDIARRVTKQDEDYTSYVGPRFSPSGELLAVISNLDSGAHVYLVDTEKGEVFQRLTDAGDYDYLAVGGATLDFSPSGDTVAVVAKEEGWLNVFLVDAVTGYTYRKFSDLELDDITGLTFAPDSESLYLSAQNRGQVDLYNLRLADGHLERLTDTPHVELYPSASPDGKTLAFCLEEEQGTHLAELDLASEGITVLTTGVAEDRYPCYLPDGSGMVFSSDRVGPSNIFLHDQATGAVTQLTDSLRDVFNPDVSADGEKLSFNSYKDMTYQVYVMPLADALGRPYEPTLAEIAPEDSGMPPIRTGSEIGDLSKLGDLHPWEYDLSIDAGTLTAEYTTGGLFRALGLLEGSDTLGDHRLFVEFGLGSISDLTDLDLDVGYYWLKYRPIYGGRFFNWNQYYLVTDGYLRERISGGQASFSYPFSETLRVEAAITGYEWSHEFTFYDGSTYNDYQNVIGPGVSLVYDDTTWSYWHPVSGIRAKVTYDRPSFFLGSDWEFNEVSADLRGYLQFFKDADAGLALRLSGLFTFGGDPVEPTYYLGGAFDLRGYGYSEFSGNNIALANLELRIPLINSIDFGFLPGFIIGDIRGVGFMDAGLAWDTGADVKLWETEPELRFQDLKASIGFGIRWASLGIPIRLDWAFPWDGTDFQDAVFHFTLGYEY, from the coding sequence GTGCGACGCCCCTTGGTCTGTGCCATGCTGCTTGTCCTCGTTCTCGCCGGGAGCGTCTTGGCTCAGTACGGCTATTTCGGCCAGAACAAGGTCCGCGACCGGGAGCTCGAGTGGCAGATTCTCGCCACCGAGCACTTCGACCTCTACTTCTACCCCGACTCGGCCGACGTAGTGGGCGGGGTGGCGGAGATGGCCGAGGCCGCCTGGAAGAAGCTCTCCGGCGACCTGGGGATGGAGCCGGTCCACCGCATCCCCTTTATCCTTTACGCCTCGGGGCGCGACTTCCGCCAGACCAACATCTACCTGGGGTTCCTGCCCGAGGGGGTGGGCGGCTTCTCCGAGCCGGAACGCAACCGCGTCGTCATCCCCTTCGAGGGCTCCCAGCCCCGCATGTGGGACACCACCGTCCACGAGCTGACCCACGTCTTCAGCTTCTACAGCTTCTACCGCGACATGACCGGCGAGCTGTTGAACACCGAGATCGGCACGCCCGACTTCTGGTTCATGGAGGGCATCGCCGAGCACGAGTCGCGCGACTGGGACACCGACGGGCGGATGGTCCTGCGCGACGCCGTCCTCGGTGAGCACCTGGTCTCTCTGACCGACCTGCGCTACGGCGACTACATCCCGGACTGGGCGCTTTATTTGACGTACAAGGAGGGCCAGAGCGCGCTGGACTTCTTCGTCGAGTATTACGGCGCGGCAAAGCTGCCCGAGCTCATGGACGCCATCGCCGCCGAGCCGGACCGCGACGTGTCCAAGGCCCTGGAGAAGGTCGTGGGGATAGACCTGCGCGAGTTCCACGAGGAGTGGACGCTGGACCTGAAGCGGCGGTACTGGGTCGAGCTGGTCGAGGGCCGCCGGCCGGAGGACATCGCCCGCCGCGTCACCAAACAAGACGAGGACTACACCAGCTACGTCGGCCCGCGGTTCTCCCCGTCGGGCGAGCTCCTGGCCGTAATTTCGAACCTGGACTCGGGCGCCCACGTGTACCTCGTGGACACGGAGAAGGGCGAGGTCTTCCAGCGCCTGACCGACGCCGGCGACTACGACTACCTGGCGGTCGGCGGCGCCACCCTGGACTTCTCGCCCTCCGGCGACACCGTGGCCGTCGTGGCCAAAGAGGAAGGCTGGCTCAACGTCTTCCTCGTGGACGCCGTCACCGGGTACACCTACCGGAAGTTCTCCGACCTGGAGCTCGACGACATCACCGGCCTGACCTTCGCCCCGGACTCCGAATCGCTCTACCTCTCGGCGCAGAACCGCGGCCAGGTGGACCTCTACAACCTGCGCCTCGCCGACGGGCACCTCGAAAGGCTCACCGACACACCCCACGTCGAGCTCTACCCCTCCGCCTCGCCCGACGGAAAGACCCTCGCCTTCTGCCTGGAAGAGGAGCAGGGCACCCACCTGGCCGAGCTCGACCTCGCCTCGGAGGGGATAACCGTCCTGACCACCGGAGTCGCGGAGGACCGCTACCCGTGCTACCTGCCGGACGGGAGCGGGATGGTCTTCTCCTCGGACCGCGTCGGACCCTCCAACATCTTCCTCCACGACCAGGCGACCGGGGCCGTCACCCAACTCACCGACTCCCTGCGGGACGTCTTCAACCCCGACGTATCGGCCGACGGCGAAAAGCTCTCGTTCAACTCGTACAAGGACATGACCTACCAGGTGTACGTGATGCCGCTGGCGGACGCCCTGGGGCGGCCCTACGAGCCGACACTGGCCGAGATCGCCCCGGAGGACTCCGGGATGCCGCCGATTCGCACCGGCTCCGAGATAGGCGACCTCTCCAAGTTGGGCGACCTCCACCCCTGGGAGTACGACCTCTCGATAGACGCCGGCACCCTCACCGCCGAGTACACGACGGGCGGCCTCTTCCGCGCCCTGGGTCTTTTGGAGGGCTCCGACACCCTGGGCGACCACCGCCTCTTCGTCGAGTTCGGCCTGGGCAGCATCTCGGACCTGACGGACCTGGACCTGGACGTCGGGTACTACTGGCTGAAGTACCGGCCCATCTACGGCGGCCGCTTCTTCAACTGGAACCAGTACTACCTCGTCACCGACGGCTACCTGCGCGAGCGGATCTCCGGCGGCCAGGCGAGCTTCTCATACCCCTTCTCCGAGACCCTGCGCGTCGAGGCCGCCATCACCGGCTACGAGTGGTCCCACGAGTTCACCTTCTACGACGGCAGCACGTACAACGACTACCAGAACGTCATCGGCCCCGGCGTCTCCCTGGTTTACGACGACACCACCTGGTCCTACTGGCACCCCGTCTCCGGCATCCGGGCCAAGGTCACCTACGACCGGCCCAGCTTCTTCCTCGGCTCCGACTGGGAGTTCAACGAAGTCTCCGCCGATCTGCGCGGCTACCTGCAATTCTTCAAGGACGCCGACGCCGGCCTCGCCCTGCGGCTTTCCGGCCTTTTCACCTTCGGCGGCGACCCCGTCGAGCCAACGTACTACCTGGGCGGGGCCTTCGACCTGCGCGGCTACGGCTACTCGGAATTTTCCGGCAACAACATCGCCCTGGCGAACCTCGAGCTCCGAATCCCCCTGATTAACAGCATAGACTTCGGCTTCCTGCCGGGGTTCATCATCGGCGACATCCGGGGGGTGGGGTTCATGGACGCGGGGCTGGCGTGGGATACCGGCGCCGACGTGAAGCTCTGGGAGACGGAGCCGGAGCTGCGTTTCCAGGATTTGAAGGCGAGCATCGGGTTCGGGATACGGTGGGCGTCGTTGGGGATACCGATACGGCTGGACTGGGCCTTCCCCTGGGACGGCACGGACTTCCAGGACGCCGTCTTCCACTTCACCCTGGGGTATGAGTATTAA